Part of the Fusarium oxysporum f. sp. lycopersici 4287 supercont2.54 genomic scaffold, whole genome shotgun sequence genome, GCCCAGATTTGGAGCATGTACGCTACTTTTCGAGCGCCGACAAACCACTGACAATCGACACAAGTTCATCATTTGTGAGCAAGGATCCACTCTTGGATGAAAGGATAACCAACCAGCAAGTAGCCTCGTCGCCTCAATGGGAAATCTTTACACCTAACTTCCCCGATGAGGATTCGACGCGAAAGTCGATGGATGTCAGAGTCCAAAGACTCTATTTCTCTAGTCGTCGCATGGCTCTCTATGTCCTTATCGTGGTAGCCAACTTGGCCTTTGAAAAATCTATCATTTGCCGTTTTACGCGAGATTATTGGAAGACGGTCTCCGAAGCCCCAGCGCAGTATTATCGTGCTCCAATCTCTAGGAATGGGcaaaattactataaattTGTTGTTGGCATTAGGCTCTTTGATGCGGATGAGCTTGACTCGAGccctttgttcttttgtGTGCGATATATCGTCAATGGTCAGGAATATTGGGATGATAACTCAGGAGTCAACTTCGAGGTTGATTTCAGAAGAAAGCTTCACTAGAAACGAATATCATTTTAAGTATAAACAAAGCACCAGAGCGTACGCCATGTCCCGCAGTGGATTCCATCAGGGACCCTAACGAGCTTTTTCCAGGGGTCCGAAGTCACGCTCGAGGCACTCCTTATGTCAGATCATTATCATATGTCGCCGAGTCCACTGTGAGTAACAAGATATCATGGCTGATGGTGCTAATTTTTGATACAGCTATCAACACTCCTTGCCAGACGGATATGCTGGGTTACTAAACAATATTACCACTGCCTACTGTATTATCTGGGGTTTTGCTAGTTTGATATCAGCATTGTGGAGCCATGAGCTTTGGAAACAGGCTAATGCTCTGACCGAGGGGTTTTGGTAATCTATCAAGTCACCCGATGGAGTCGACGTTAAAACTGACTTTGGTGAAGAGAGAGCTAATTAAGGGGAACACTGTGAGCACAACACCTTGAGCGATTGAGAGcattgtcatgatgaagtcTGGCGATTCTGAAGCCGGTGAtatggatgaagaagaaaaagaagacgaagaggacgaaagGTTTAAGCATGACGAAAATGAGGGCCAGAATGGGGAGGGTAGCGCGATGGGAGAATCGGACGAAGAAACACCACCACTGATCAGCGCTGCCCacaaatcaaacaaatcaaatCCGGGGCCATATTTAAGATATTTGACAGCCTCCGGTACTGGATGTGTTGTTTGAAATATTTATTCAAATATTTCAAATATTTCAAATCTGACTCCCTATGCTTCCATGCTAACATCTCCAATCTCCCATTGGACCTCCTCCCTCCCACCCGCTGTCGCCCCTAGCTTCACCACGCCATGCCTGACCCAGTTCTTGAGGCATTGTAACTTCTCCAATGTTTCCGTCGCCATTGAGAGCCTCTGCGACGTCAACGTCAGCTTGGCCAGGCTGAATGACCTCTCACAATCAGTCGCCATCGCCGGTATCGCAAGTATATCGAGAGCCAGCTGGCTGACCATGGGAAACTGCCCGCGCCGACCCATCCACCATTCAATTGGATCCTCAGTTTCTTGTGGCTCTAGCCGCAGATATCGCTCCAGCTCGCTACTCATCGCCGTAGTCTTCGCAGTCCTGCTTTTAGCCCATTGCCTAAATACACTAGCTTCAGATGTCTTTCGTGGTACAATTGGGAATGCCGCTCTCTCCACAATCGCCTTCTGCTACTCATCCACCGGCCGACTGCAGCGGTACCAGCGGTCGAGGTAGTCAGACAGTCCAATCTTGGCATCCCTTACCCACACAAGCTGCTCCTCTGACGCCCAGTTCACCTCCAGATAGCTCATGCCGAGTGACGGGTTGAGGATAATGGATGCGGCGAACAACGGTGACTCTCCAAGCTTAGTGTAGTACTCATTAAGTTTCTGCCAGGCGGTTATGATGGACAGTCTCAGATAGTGTCAGTGATCCTTCCCCATGTCGTCAATTCCCGATGATCCTGATGACTTGCCTGGTCCATCATCGCATTGTCCCGACCCACGACCTGGCAAGGAGCTTTCCATTGACTTTCGTGGATGTATATCCATCTCGCAATCTCTAAACCTAGCAGAAAGCTGCCGATTTCGATCCGGTCGCCCTCGAGCCGGTTCGACTTGAGAATCTGTATTCTCTCCCACTGCGTCGTCTGGGACAACATGATGGAACAACTTCCGATCCTCCAGGTGTTCCAGCAAGTACTCCATGCCTGTCATCACCTTCCTCGCTACCCCAGCCCTGCTTTCTCATAGTCTGCAGATAGAATGGCTCAAGGATATGTTTGATTTCTGCCAAGAGTCTTCAGTCATCTCCCTTCAACATGTCGGCCTCGGGCAGCCATCTCTCCACCTCTGGATGAACCAAGAACGCCCTAATGTCTCCCTGCTTGACGAGCGCTCGAGAGATCATGAGATAAGTGGAGTTCNNNNNNNNNNNNNNNNNNNNNNNNNNNNNNNNNNNNNNNNNNNNNNNNNNNNNNNNNNNNNNNNNNNNNNNNNNNNNNNNNNNNNNNNNNNNNNNNNNNNNNNNNNNNNNNNNNNNNNNNNNNNNNNNNNNNNNNNNNNNNNNNNNNNNNNNNNNNNNNNNNNNNNNNNNNNNNNNNNNNNNNNNNNNNNNNNNNNNNNNNNNNNNNNNNNNNNNNNNNNNNNNNNNNNNNNNNNNNNNNNNNNNNNNNNNNNNNNNNNNNNNNNNNNNNNNNNNNNNNNNNNNNNNNNNNNNNNNNNNNNNNNNNNNNNNNNNNNNNNNNNNNNNNNNNNNNNNNNNNNNNNNNNNNNNNNNNNNNNNCCTGGGTGCAACCTATCCTGGAGGTATTAAGCCGCGGAAGAGTTTCCTTCTCACTCATCCTTCCCCAGGTGTCTAACTATTCCTTTCACCCAGCACACACTGCGCAATTTAACCATACAGCCTCGAAAGCCTCAAGATCTTCGCCGTACAGGAAGCCCCAGCAACCAGGTTCAAGATGCGTCCATAGCAGCGCATACGTCTAGCGCGGATTTCCACCAGCTCATTTCTGCATCGAGATCTCCGTAGAAGTTCAGAAGTCAGGTGTCCTTGGAAGATGCGTTATCCGAGATCACTGTTCCAACTCGATCCTCTATCTTCCACTCACGCACAACTTGCCCAAGTGTCACCGCGAGATTCTCTCCGCTATGACACCCGAGCTGGCGTCGGAGTGCCAGTAGGCGCGACTGGTGCTTCCCCTGGCGGTCAAGAAAATGAGCCTTGACTGCCATGACAGCGTGTCGATTCGGTAATGTCCACAGGTCGAACCCCAGATGAATTTTGCTAAGGGCATCCGAGAGCTCCTGCTTGACCCtgtccttcttggtcttgtacATGTCATCCAACAAGCGGCTCATCGATTGCCGGCTCCATGAtatctgatcagatagaTGAGGGTCAAGTTGCCAGGTGAGCTGCTGAAAGAACGTATCGctaaagaaagaaaagggaaCATTGGTATTGATCAGAAGTCCCAGGCTCAGTTCTCGGATCATCGCGACTCTAGCACGCGGCACGGCGCTGTACTGCAAGCGCCGTCGCTTAGGCCGTTCAGTCTCATCGGTTGACGGGTCTGTGTCGGCGCCTTGACTGCTCTCGAAGACCCTGTGGAACCTACGCGTGGTCAATGATGCTTAAGCTCGCCATGTCACATTCTCATACCTGCGGAGATGGTCAGCTGCCGAATTCGTAGCAGCAGCGGCGAAGAACTCAGGCTGACCCTTTGCGTCGCACAAACGGCAGTCCCAGTAAGGGCTTAATCGATCTCAACGACAAAAAATCCGTGGCGCTTGATCCAGCTCTTCCGGCCCTTAGAGCCTTTCCGAGAAAGGGACTCGTCTAAAACATATCGTTTGTTCCTCCATACTGCTTGTGGAAGATCCGCAACGGTAGGGTGATCTGGCGATGGCGTCTGCGTCGCTAGCTCAAATTGGATCGCCAAATTTCTCGGTGATCGGAGGAGAGCAAAGGCGGAGGGTGGAGAAGGAAGCATGATGTCGTTGATTCACCAGGTTACGCGTCGATCGATAGGAATAGCACGCATGGGCGAGTAAACAAACTGGCACCGATGCGGTTTGATGCTGTGAGGGTGACAGACAGAAAAGTTAAGAGGCTACTTTCTCCTCGGCCGATGATAAGGTCCTGCCGAGGATAGACCACTAATAGAGGATCTAAGTAGCGACTATGATTGGTCAGATCAGCTCGCCAGCTTTTAGCATTAAGCCGGTTCCGGGTAGGCTGCAAGGACGCGTTCCCCCAGCCCGATAGATCATATCGCCAACCTCATATCCTGTATCAAATATATCAAATGTCATGTCAAATCGAGGTATCTCtatttgtttgatttgaaaTAAGATTATGGCatatttgattg contains:
- a CDS encoding uncharacterized protein (At least one base has a quality score < 10), giving the protein MNQQHTGGLNCASSATTPSYTAIVTTDGGHVQRGGERIQQQSRPALHVFGHRRSAEKQPSFKTVHFGPDLEHVRYFSSADKPLTIDTSSSFVSKDPLLDERITNQQVASSPQWEIFTPNFPDEDSTRKSMDVRVQRLYFSSRRMALYVLIVVANLAFEKSIICRFTRDYWKTVSEAPAQYYRAPISRNGQNYYKFVVGIRLFDADELDSSPLFFCVRYIVNGQEYWDDNSGVNFEVDFRRKLH